TTTGATTTTTTAAGGGGTCTTAAGATGTCTGTTCTTATTTATCTGCATGTAAAATGCTCTACTTGCCAGAAAGCTTTACGCTTTTTAGATAAAGCTGATCTTTCTTATACAGCAGTGGATATCGTGCAATCTCCCCCTTCTTTAGAGGAATTAAATAAAATGCTCGCTTATTATAAGGGGGATATAAAGAAGCTTTTTAACTCTTCTGGTAGGCTTTATAAAGAACTCCAATTGAGTCAAAAATTACCTTATATGCCTCAAAATGAAGCTTTATCTTTATTGCATGCCCAAGGAATGCTTGTTAAGCGGCCTTTCTTATTAGGGGATGGCATAGGCTTAGTAGGCTTTCAGGAAGAGCATTGGAAGCATGTTTTTTTAAGGTAGCGTAAGCTTTGGTCCTGCCATCATGCATTTTAAGATAATTTATTAATTTTGCTCTTAACCTTATCCTTCTATCATTCTTGAAAAATTTCTTAGCGAGTAGATCCATTTTTGTTCGTGAGTTGAGAAAGCTTTGAAAAAATTCTTGTTAGCTTCGCAAATATGGACTTTAAAGAGAATAAGGCCTCCCTCCTACAAAGTTGTAACTTCTTTCCCTCTATGAAAGAGGGATGTAGACTTGTATCTTGATAAGGTTATTTGATGTTTTTTTTAAATAGGCTCTAGTATATGAGCTATAAAAGCTATATCAAAATTTTTTGAGGGTCAAATATGCCTATTACGAAGCCAGGGGATGGTGTTATTGTGGGTACTTCCCATCGTTTAGAGTGGATGCTACCCTGGTGGTGGGCACATTTTCGTCAGCATAATGAGCATCCGGTATTATTCGTAGATTATGGGGATATGTCTTTACAAGCAAAAAACTGGTGTCAGCAGCGTGGGGAGTTGATAAAGCTAGAGTTAACTGATACATTTATGGCCAGGAAGGATCAGATAGACCCTATGCAAGCTTGCCTATGGGAAAAAATGCAGCCTCAAGTATGGGACCTGCGTTTTACCTGGTATAAAAAACCTTTTGCTTTGTTATTGTCACCTTTTAAAAGAAGCTTATGGCTAGATCTAGATTGCCAGGTACGGGGATCTTTGCAGCCTCTATTTGAAGGGTGTGAAAATGAAGCTGGTTTTGCTGTAGCGGCTGAACATGCACTTTCTCAAGAGTTAAATCTACATAGAAAAATAATTACTCCTGGTCAAATCATGTACAACGCGGGAGTCATAGCCTTTGCTAAGCATTCTAAGATAATTAAAGATTGGGCAGCCCTTGCTGTAGAGCAAAACCATTTGTTTTGTTCAGATCAGCAATTGATGGCCCATATTTTAAATTCGCACCATGGCTCCTTTACCGCGCTTCCTGCAATTTATAATTGGACAGCGGATCAGAAATTTTCTTCTGATGTAGTAATTTTACATCGCTGGGGCGATGAGGGAAAAAGAAATATTGCCAAAATAATGGAGATTTTAACCAGAGAGATGAACTTTAACTTTTCTTTCTAATAATCGAGAGGGACACGCATCACCCTCCTAACTTTTCCAAATATAGAAGGGCGAACTTTTTTAAGGGTAAAAGCTGGCCTCTGCTAAGTTTCTTAAACGATAAAAATAGTGGAATTTAGTTAAATTGAGGCTAAAGTAGAAGTTTTTTTATACTGTTTTTTTTCCATTTAATGATTTTGTTCCACTTACTCAATTTTTAATTCTTTAAAGAGATCCTATATCTATCCTAAGCAAGCATGAGGATAAAGAAGAAGTTTAGGGTAAGCTTTTTAGCTATAAGAATTTTTCAGGTAAAAGCAAAATCATCCACCGCTCCAGGAAGCAGCAGCCAAAGGAAGCTTATTCTTTTTCTCCTAAAATTAGTTTTTTTACTTAAAGCCTATGACTCCTTTTTCCAAGCATGCATGTGTGAGGGATAATAATGACTAAGCACCTACACAGCTATCTAACTGTTTAGATCTTTAAAATTTAGGCAAGGAAGAAAAATTTTTGAGATAGCTTCTCAGCAGAATTAATAGACAGATGGGTATCACCAAGTTACCAAACCATACTAAAATACCGCTATTATAAGGAGCTTTATTATGGTCCAGATAGGAAGCCATGTGTATGCAAAAATTGCCCATCAAAAAAATAGCAGAGCTTAACACGGTGGCCACCCAAAATAAACCCCGGAAATAAAGGGATAGGATCCCTAAGACTCCAAAAGCTAGGTCAGCTACGCCTACTTCCAACTGAAAAGGACTGCCGGGTGACCATCCAATTAAAGCTGCAATCTGGTCAGACTTGAAAATATGCCCACTAAAAGCAATAAGCTCCATTATTCCAATATTAAAAAAGAGGAGATAAGAAAGTAAAATCTCCCGAAGCTCAGCATGTTTAATTAATCTCTTATGGATAAGGGTAAAGACTAGTGCCATTCCAAAAAGTATAAAACCGATCATTTAAGGTCCTTAAGCAAGCAAAAATCAAAAGTCATTTTTAAATTTAATTGATTGGCAAGATTTCTATTCTTTTTGCTCGTTGTAAAATTTTCCTTTCTATAGCTCTTTAAAGCCGTTCTTCTTTTCACGCTAAATTTCTTTCTCCTCGCTTTCTAAAAAAGAGGCTTTGCTAATCTATGCATACCATATTTTTTTAGAATATCCAAGTAAAAGTAGAAAAAGTTGCTTTTCTTCTCTTTTTGTTTTATCTATAAAATAAAAAGAGGTGCGGGTACTAGAGGAAGCCTTGTCCTCCTTATCAAGGAAATTCATAAAATTTTTTATCTAAATTAAGTTTTCATGTTAAATCCTATCAAAAATGATAGATTAAGCCTTTTGATAGCCCCTGGCTTGGGATTAGCTTAGACGAGTAATTGCTGACATGGGATCGTCCATAACATTTTAGATAGGTTGAAAGTTAATCATTAAACTCATGCTATTTTCTAACATGCGCTTAATCTAGGCTCTCAATTATGCAAATATTTTTAGATGCTTATTGAAATTATTATAAAAAACTATTGGAGTTGAATATATGAAAAATTTTCTTTTGTTTACCTCGCTTTTTTTACTGATACTTTGCCAGGGGTTCGCGGGAGAAGAAATTACAGGTTTTTGGAAAACCATCAATGAGAAAACCGGCCGGGCAGAAAGCACTCTAGCCATTTATGAATATCAAGGGAAATATTATGGACGTATTGTGGCCACATTTGATGAGCAAGGTGAAATTGCGGATACTATCGATCATCCCCATGACAGAGCCCCAGGCGTCTTAGGTAATCCTTATTATGCTGGTTTAGATATTATTTGGGATCTGCAACAAAAAGGTAACAAATATACCAATGGAAAAATTTTAGATCCTGAAAAGGGCAGAGTGTATGGAGCTGAACTATGGCGTCAAAACGATAAGCTAGTGGTGCGGGGAAAATTGCTATGTTTTGGTAGAAATCAAATATGGTTGCCTCTTAATGAGGATGAGCTAAGGGGGCTGTTCCCGCAAACTGGCTTGCCTGCCTTTATACCTAACATCCCTAAAGTAAAATAGGCTCTCTGCCCTTTTTTAAGTAGCTAAAGAAAATTCTTTAGCTACTTCTCGTTTAATGAATTAATTCTTAAAAAAATAAAATTTTTTTCTTTAATTAAAATCTGGCATTCATGGCACGCATGAGCCCAAACATATCGCGCGCCATAAATTTTTTATTGGTAAAAAGAAGATGGCTGCTCTCGTAATAGGGCTTATATTTTTGCCAATATTTTCTTTTGCCATCGAGCTTAAACATCCAATTAGCACCTTTAAAGGCCGTTTTGGTAAACCAATTAGAAAAAGCACTTAAGCCGGTTATTCGATCAATTTTATCTAAGGGAACCATACCAAAGGTAAGATATTGACAATTTTCCTTGCGTAATTGTTCTAATATGGATACAACAAGGAGTTCAGTGGTCCCCCCTGAAGCCTCTGGGGTAGCCATTAAGAGATTGATGACCCAGCCACCCCTTGCTTCTAATTGATTTAACATGCATTGCCCCACTAAACGGTTTCCTTTAATAGCATAAAACCATCTTTTTCCTGAGCGATTATTAAATAGATGAATATTTGAAAGATAGATCTGAGGCCCTTTCCTGCCCTTTAGCCAAGTTTGCTTAGCTTGCTCCATGGCTTGTTCTAGTTCTGCTTGTGGTGAAGTGTACTCATGAATAGAAGTTCCTTCAGTTAAGGCATGCTTAACTTTTTTACGCAACATCCTTGCATCACGTCCTGCTGTAGGATCAAGATGAGGATCTACAAAAAAGTCATGCCCTACCTCAATTAGCGCGCCATTATAGTGTCGCACCCCCCAATCTCCAAATTCTTGGGAAACTTGAGTATAAACGATATTTTTTTTATGTTTTTTACAATGCTCTTCAAATTCTAGAGCCAATGAAACTTTTAAAGCAGGATCGCATACAGGCTCACCGAACACAAAAGCGGCACCTGCGGCAAGGCGATAACCAATAACTCCTTCAGCATAACGAGAGGTAAAGATCTGACAGCGCGGATCAAGTAAAGCGATAGAAGGGGAGCCTCCCCAACGTGTGACGTAATCGGCTATTTGCGGGCTGCTAAGTTTTTGTTGAGATGGTAATTCTTGAAGCTGCATTTTTTTTATCCTTGGCTTTTTTTTGCCAACCTAAATTTTAAGAAAGAAATTGTCAATGGATTATTTTAGTTGGGTAAAGGAAGGTCGTATCAAAGTGAAGGGTCTAGAATTTTCAGAGACTTTAAAAAGAGTACTAGAGTACGTGAAAGTTATCCTGACGACTTGGAACGACGAAGCATGGAAGTAATAAACCCAAATTTTAGCTTTTAATACAAAAGGAGGAAAGTTTTGCAAGTCTTCCACATTTATAAGCCTCTTTTTCTTTGTAAATCTTACCAAAGGCTAATGGAGATATTGGCTCCATGAGTTGCCATCCCACAAGATTACTAAATTATTGTTAAGATGAAGGCTTGCTTTAGCAATTTGTAAGCGGTCACGGGGGTATCAATTATTTTCTGATAAGTAAAACAATTTTTAGAGTTTATGTTTAGTTAATCATATATTGAATAGTATGCAGCCATCATACGAGCAGCTATTTACAGAGAATGCGCAGCTTCGAGCTGAAAATGCTCAGCTAAAAGCCATGGTGAATAGATTAGAAAGGGTAATCACCAAGCTTGAAGTGCGCATTGCTCAGTTGGAAGAACAGCTTAATCAAAATTCTAAGAATAGTTCCAAGTCACCATCGACGGCTTAAAAAGCTAATTGTTCATCATTACCTACAGCATAAAATCGACCTTATCATCCTGGCGCTAGACGTCAACTGCTACCTACTAATGCGGTTACATCGCATGAAGTTCGTAGTGTAAACTTTGTCCATGTTGCCGCTCTGCTATGCATGCAATTGATAAGGTTCTTTCATGGCAGCAGATCGAACTTACTGAAATTAAGCCTTTGGTGCATCAAATAGATTTGGTGACGAACAGATGCCCTTGCTGCCATCTAGAAACACGGCCTGAACTTAAAGAAAATGAGCAATTCTTGCTCGGCCCTAGGCTGGAAGCCTTTATTAATCTGCTGATGGGCCAACATCCAAGGCCATCGTGCCGTGCGCATCATGATTAGTGCCTTGTTGCCTAACATAGCTTTAAGCCAAGGCCTTATTTCTAAAGGTAAAGCTCGCGCTGGCTTACTTATTTTGTCTTATGAAACACTCGTTAAAGCAGCTATTACTACAAAGCAGCCTTTGCATATAGATATGACGAGTTGGCGTCACGCCGCCACTCATAAACATTTGCTAGCCCTGTGTGTAGGAAATGTGATTGCTAATGCATTAAAACCTTATCAAAATGGCGCTACTCTAAAAACATTAGTCGGCCACGGAATTCATGCTAGTGAGTGATCAAGGCTAAAGCTATTCATCAAATTAGGGTAAAGATCAAACAATATTGCTTAGCTCATCTGCTCTGTAATATACAAGGGCAAGCAGAACAATCCAACATATCGTTAGATGAGGTGCAGCGTTTAGGAAACCTATATGATGCTTTGCAAGAGCTTTTTAAAGATAGACATCGTCTAGAAAAAGGACAAATTAGCCAATCTACTTGGCAGCAGAATGGATATCTTAATTGGTGTTATATATAAGAAGAATTACAAGCATTGCAGTGCTGGAGTAGTACTAAAAAGCTGCGGAAGTTTTGCCACAAGCTTTTAAAGCAGATCAAACATTTCCGCGTCTACTTGAAAGATCTTGCTATTCCTATGACCAATAATGCTGTCGAAGAATCTTTAAGAAATCTAGCCATTGCACGTAAGTTATGTCCTAGGCAGCCAATCTATCTATGGCAAAAGATGGAGGGAGGTGCTGCATAGCTGTATCGAAGCTCTTTATCGACAAGGAAAATCTATTCTAGATTTCCTAGCAGATGCTATCCAGGCCGCTCGTACCAAGCAACCTATTCCTTTAATTGCTTTACATAAGTTTATAAAGATATGTCTTATAATAAGCTTTTTTTCTTTTTTTTTTGCTTATATTGTTTTCATTTTTAAAGAAATTTCGTATGTAATAGTAGTTAAAGATATAAAGAGTCTTTTATTAAATTCAAATAAGAAGAATAATTGAGGACAAGCAAAGGTTTGGAAAGGAGGAAACCATGTTTGTAGCTTCTTATCATACAATTAAGGAATTAAATGCTCTGTCAAAAAAGAAAGCCTATGCTAGTTATAGCTTTAAATTAAGAGCAGTAGCCATGGCGATGGAAGGAGAGAGTGCTTCTCAAATAGGAGAAACTCTAGGTTATTGTACAAGTGCTATTCAGAAATGGATAAGAAGATACAATCATCACAGCTTAGAAGGATTAATAGATAGAAGGCCTATAATAAGTGGAAGAAAAAGAGCGTTAACGCCTGAGCAAGAGAAAGCCTTTCTAGACCGGGTAGAAAAAGGGTCTGGGCCTAGCGAGCTGCTCAAGATATATCACTTAAGCGACCTTCAATTCATCCTAAAAAAAGAGTTTGGTAAAAACTTAACTTTGC
This Neochlamydia sp. AcF84 DNA region includes the following protein-coding sequences:
- a CDS encoding phosphatidylglycerol lysyltransferase domain-containing protein; translated protein: MQLQELPSQQKLSSPQIADYVTRWGGSPSIALLDPRCQIFTSRYAEGVIGYRLAAGAAFVFGEPVCDPALKVSLALEFEEHCKKHKKNIVYTQVSQEFGDWGVRHYNGALIEVGHDFFVDPHLDPTAGRDARMLRKKVKHALTEGTSIHEYTSPQAELEQAMEQAKQTWLKGRKGPQIYLSNIHLFNNRSGKRWFYAIKGNRLVGQCMLNQLEARGGWVINLLMATPEASGGTTELLVVSILEQLRKENCQYLTFGMVPLDKIDRITGLSAFSNWFTKTAFKGANWMFKLDGKRKYWQKYKPYYESSHLLFTNKKFMARDMFGLMRAMNARF
- a CDS encoding DUF6790 family protein translates to MIGFILFGMALVFTLIHKRLIKHAELREILLSYLLFFNIGIMELIAFSGHIFKSDQIAALIGWSPGSPFQLEVGVADLAFGVLGILSLYFRGLFWVATVLSSAIFLMGNFCIHMASYLDHNKAPYNSGILVWFGNLVIPICLLILLRSYLKNFSSLPKF
- a CDS encoding helix-turn-helix domain-containing protein, with translation MFVASYHTIKELNALSKKKAYASYSFKLRAVAMAMEGESASQIGETLGYCTSAIQKWIRRYNHHSLEGLIDRRPIISGRKRALTPEQEKAFLDRVEKGSGPSELLKIYHLSDLQFILKKEFGKNLTLPGVWGILRRFSCTPLTRRLQRYKANPKEQKNLKKSRKPSMH
- a CDS encoding transposase, with amino-acid sequence MQCWSSTKKLRKFCHKLLKQIKHFRVYLKDLAIPMTNNAVEESLRNLAIARKLCPRQPIYLWQKMEGGAA
- a CDS encoding Spx/MgsR family RNA polymerase-binding regulatory protein, with protein sequence MSVLIYLHVKCSTCQKALRFLDKADLSYTAVDIVQSPPSLEELNKMLAYYKGDIKKLFNSSGRLYKELQLSQKLPYMPQNEALSLLHAQGMLVKRPFLLGDGIGLVGFQEEHWKHVFLR
- a CDS encoding DUF2147 domain-containing protein encodes the protein MKNFLLFTSLFLLILCQGFAGEEITGFWKTINEKTGRAESTLAIYEYQGKYYGRIVATFDEQGEIADTIDHPHDRAPGVLGNPYYAGLDIIWDLQQKGNKYTNGKILDPEKGRVYGAELWRQNDKLVVRGKLLCFGRNQIWLPLNEDELRGLFPQTGLPAFIPNIPKVK